The sequence TGACGCCGCCCGCCCCCGGACGGGACCGCGCGTGACCGCGGCCCCGCTCCCCGCGGCGGCATCGGCCGGGCGTCCGCCCTGCTCGCGTCGGGCACCTTCGTCTCCCGCATCCTCGGGTTCGTCAAGGCCATCGTGCTGCTGCAGACGATCGGCGCGACCCTGGGCAGCTCCAACGCGTTCTCGAACGCGAACCAGCTGCCGAACAACATCTACGTGATCATCGCGGGCGGCGTCCTCAACGCGGTCCTCGTGCCCCAGGTGGTGCGCGCGGCCAAGCACGCGGACGGCGGCGCCGGCTACATCAACAAGCTCGTGACCATCGCGATCGTCGTGCTCGGCGGCGTCACGGTCCTCGCGACCGTGGGCGCACCCGTGGTCTCGCGCCTCTACGCCGCGACCCTGCCCCCGGACGTCTTCGCGCTCGTCGTCGCGTTCGCGTACTGGTGCCTGCCGCAGATCCTCTTCTACGGGCTCTACGCGGTGCTCGGCGAGGTGCTGAACGCCCGGGGGTCCTTCGGGCCCTTCACGTGGGCGCCCGTCCTCAACAACGTGGTCGCCATCGCCGGCCTCCTCCTCTTCCAGGCGATGTTCGGATCCGGGAGCCGCCCGGTCGACGACTGGAGCCTCGACAAGATCATCGTGCTGGCCGGATCCGCCACCCTCGGCGTCGTCGCCCAGGCGCTCATCCTCTTCGTCTTCTGGCGACGCGTCGGCCTCCGCTTCCGCTTCGACTTCGCGTGGCGCGGCGTCGGCCTCGGCACAGCGGGCCGCCTCGCCGGCTGGACCTTCGGCATGCTCGTTGTGACGCAGCTCGCCGGCATCGCGCAGTCCAACGTCGCGAACATCGCGGCGACCTCGGACAGCCCGTCGAGCACGATCCTGCTCAACGCGTGGCTGTTCTTCATGCTCCCGCACTCGATCTTCGCGGTCTCCATCGCCACCGCGTACTTCACGCGCATGAGCACGCACGCGGGCGAGGGCGACCACGACAGCATGCGGACGGACCTCTCCTCGGCGATCCGCACGGTCGCCCTCATGACCGTGCTCTCGACGGCCCTCATCGCGGTGCTCGCCGGGCCCGTGGCGCGCGTCATGGTCTCGGGCGACATCGGCGAGGTCCGCGGCTACGGCGTCGTCCTCATCGCCTTCATCCTCGGGCTGCCGGCGTTCAGCACCCTGTTCGTCCTGCAGCGCGCCTTCTACGCCCTGTCAGACACGCGCACGCCGTTCCTCATCCAGTGCGCGCAGGTCGTGGTGTTCATCGCCGGAGCGCTCGTGATCTCGCAACAGCCGGTCGAGCTCATCGGCGTCGGGCTCGCGGTCCTGCAGACCGTCACCGTCACGGGGCAGGC is a genomic window of Clavibacter capsici containing:
- the murJ gene encoding murein biosynthesis integral membrane protein MurJ, with product MGRASALLASGTFVSRILGFVKAIVLLQTIGATLGSSNAFSNANQLPNNIYVIIAGGVLNAVLVPQVVRAAKHADGGAGYINKLVTIAIVVLGGVTVLATVGAPVVSRLYAATLPPDVFALVVAFAYWCLPQILFYGLYAVLGEVLNARGSFGPFTWAPVLNNVVAIAGLLLFQAMFGSGSRPVDDWSLDKIIVLAGSATLGVVAQALILFVFWRRVGLRFRFDFAWRGVGLGTAGRLAGWTFGMLVVTQLAGIAQSNVANIAATSDSPSSTILLNAWLFFMLPHSIFAVSIATAYFTRMSTHAGEGDHDSMRTDLSSAIRTVALMTVLSTALIAVLAGPVARVMVSGDIGEVRGYGVVLIAFILGLPAFSTLFVLQRAFYALSDTRTPFLIQCAQVVVFIAGALVISQQPVELIGVGLAVLQTVTVTGQALLAAVVLRRRIGRIDGRRILRSAVRFAVAAVPAALIGNALLALISGGPFEGVGVASKGSALLVGIAVAAVMTAVYLAALAAMRSSELQQLTGPVLRRIRRR